The genomic window AGCTTCTACAACACACAGCAAATTATCTGAAGAAGATCAATTAGCAGTTGGAATCACACAAGGTCTTGTTCGTGTTTCTGTTGGTTTAGAAACAGTTGAAGATGTAATTGCAGATTTGAAACAAGCGTTGGCTTAAACATAAAATATAATACTTTTGAAGGGCTATTTTTTTGAGATAGCCCTTTCTTTGTTATTGAAAGAACCACTTTTCTTAATTTAGTTTTGCAACATATGAAAAAACCAAGATTGCTTTTGCTGTCAGATTTGTTTGGAGGCAATCCTGAATGGATTCAGAATTATATCGAAATTTTAGAAATTAAATTTGATGTTCAATATTATGATGTTTTAAAATTAGCTCAGATTGATTCTTCAAGTGATGAAAAGGAAATCCATAATCAATTTTTGAATGGCGGAATTGAAAAAGCAGTAAATAAATTACTGGATTTTGAAAGGGAAGATGCCGCAGTTTTAGGTTTTAGCATTGGTGGAACAATTGCTTGGAAAGCTTGCTTAAGAAGTTTAAAAGTTACAGAGTTAGTAGCTGTCTCTTCGACAAGATTGCGTTTTGAAAATGAAGTTCCCAATTGTAAAATCAAACTTTATTTTGGAGAGAAGGATTCAAATATTCCAAAATATAAATGGTTTTCAGAGCTCAGAATTTCAAATTTAATTTTTGAAAATCAAGATCATCTTTTGTATCAGGAAAAAGAGAATGCTTTTCTTATTTGTAGTAATTTTTTGTAATTAATACTTTAAAAGGTATATTTTTGTGGATCTTGAATATTTAATAATCAAAGTGAAAAAATGGCTAATTCTACATATGTGGTGGAAAAGAAATTGTTGACATCTGATCGTGATCGTTTCTTTAATGGTATTATTGATTTTGTTTTTATTTCAGTAAGCATATTTGTTTTTACGCTTGTGATTGTAATTATGGGTAATGTTTTTCAATGGGATATTTATAGTGTTTGGGTAGAAATTATGATAAGCCTTGGGCTAGTAGGGACATATCTTTCTTTTGCAATGCTTTATTATTTGTTTTTAGAAGGTCTTTTTGGAAGAACAATTGGGAAAATTGTCACTGGAAGTGTTGTAGTAGATGAAAATGGTTTAAAACCAAGTTTCAGAATTATTTTCGTTAGAACTTTATGTCGTTTAATTCCTTTTGAAGCATTATCGTTTTTAAGTAAATCGGCAAGATTTTGGCATGACTCTTTTTCTAAAACTTATGTGGTGGAGAAAAAAGATTTAGAACAAGATATGGAAAATTTTTATTCTTTAGATTTAATTGGACAAAAGGAAGTAATCTGATAGATTTAGTAGAATTTAACTTTATTCTTTGTGATAGTTCAAACAAAAAGCATACTTTTGTTATTCAATAATTTGCAAGAGTTTGATTTGAAATTAAATTCGGCAATCTAAATTTTACATTAGTGCTTTCAAAGAAAACAAAATACGGAATTAAAGCTTTAACTTATTTAGCAAGACGTGAAAACAATGAACCGGTACAAATAGCTGAAATTGCGAAAAGCGAACATATTTCAATTAAATTTTTAGAAAGTATTTTATTGTTGTTAAGAAACTCGGGTTTTCTTGGTGCTAAAAAAGGAAAAGGCGGAGGTTATTATCTGATAAAAGATCCAAAGGATATCAGTATGGCAAAAGTCTACAGAATTCTAGAAGGTCCAATTGCTTTACTGCCATGCGCGAGTCATAATTTTTACGAAAGATGTGATGACTGCGACGACGAATCAACTTGTGCGGCACGACGTTTAATGACAGAAGTTCGCGATAATACGCTTAAAATATTAGAAAGTAATTCTTTAGCAGATATTGCGTTTTAAGAATTAATTGATCCATAAAAAAAAGACCATTTCTGAATTTGAAATGGTCTTTTGTTTTATTTATGATGTATTAGAAAATCAATTTATAACCTGCTAAGAAAAGCATTACAGCAATCGCATTTCTAAGAAACTGATCGGGAACTTTTCCGCTTAACATACTTCCGCAATATATTCCAGGAAGTGATCCCATTAATAATTGTCCTAGCAAACCTAAATCTAAATTTCCCATTGACGCATGTCCAATTCCAGCAACTAAAGTTAAAGGAACAGCATGTGCGATTTCAGTTCCAACTAAACGAGGTGTTGGTAAAAGTGGATAAAGGAAAAATAAAGTCACAGTTCCTAAAGCTCCTGCTCCAATAGAAGTTAAGGTTACAGTTGCTCCTAAAAGTATTCCTATTCCTATTGTCAGCATATTTTGTGTAGTGCTTTCGCTATGGAATTTATCTCCAGCATGTTTTTGAGAGAACTTTAAAAGCCTTTTTTTGAAAATAATTGCAACAGAGGTAAATAGTAAAGCCCAACCTAAACTATATTTAATAACGCTATTTATAGTTTCAATATCAGTTTTAATGCTGTTTAAAATCCATAATGTTATTAAAGAAGCGGGTACACTGCCAAGAGTGAGCCAGCCTGTAATTTTCCAGTTGATATTGCCTTTTTTATTGTGAACAAAAACACCACCTGCTTTAGTGAATGCGGCGTATAATAAATCGGTTCCTACTGCGGTTGTTGGCGGAATATTAAAATATAATAAAATAGGAGTCATCAATGAGCCTCCGCCAACACCTGTTAATCCGACAATAAAACCAACTACTAAACCTGCAATTACAAGACCGATCTGAAAATCCATGAAAAATTATTTGCCGCTAAAATACAACAATTTTATAATAATCCTATCGATTTTATAGAGATTAGAAAAAGGTATTTAATAAACAAATGTTTTTGATGTATATATTGTTTGAATATCTTGTTATGGAGTGTTATTTGTGAAATTATTCGGCAAAATCTGTAAATCTCTCTTTTATAATATGCTAAATAGATAGTTTGAGGTTTAAAAAAATAATAATATTGCTTTGTAATTTAGAAATAAGTAGTATTTTTGCAAAGTAATCTACTAACCCGATAGGGTAATAGATTTTGGAAACAAATTCAATCATTTTTTTAATATGGAAAAAGAACTGAAAATAAATACGGCTGATTCTTTTAGAGAAAAGCTTTGGATTGGAATTCCTGTTGTTTTACTAGTAGGTTTATTATCTGTTTTAATATACAATCATCACGCAGAATTTACGTGGGATGGATTTGTGAATGGTTTTAATGCAGAGTTTTTAGTGTTTTTAGCCATTGGAGTTTTTGCTCAATTGGTCGACGGAACTTTAGGAATGGGCTATGGAGCGACTTCAACGTCATTTTTATTGGCTTACGGAGTTCCGCCAGTGGTAAGCAGTACAGCAGTTCACGTTTCGGAAATGTTTACGACTGGAGCGTCGGCACTTTCTCACCATCGTTTCGGGAACATCAATAAAAAACTGGTAAAGCATTTATTGATACCGGGAGTTTTGGGTTCTATTACAGGAGCTTATTTATTGTCTGATGTAATTGATGGAGATGTCATCAAACCATTTATCGCAGTTTACATGATTGTTTTGGCAATTATCATTATCAGAAAAGCGTTAAAAAAGAATATTGTAAAAAAGAAAACTAAGAAGTTAGGAGCCTTAGCAGTTTTCGGCGGATTCATGGATTCAGTTGGAGGTGGAGGCTGGGGGCCAATTGTAACTTCAACTTTATTAGGAAGAGGAAGAAATCCGAGATATACTATTGGTTCGGTAAACGCAGCTGAGTTTGCGATTTCATTTGCAAGTGGAATTACATTCATGCTTTTTGGAGGAATCCACGGATGGCAAGTAATCATTGGATTAATTTTAGGAGGGGTAGTTTCAGCGCCTTTAGCGGCTTATTTAGTAAATAAAATCAAAAGAAAACCAATGATGGTTGCTGTTGGGATTCTAATTATATTATTGAGTTTAAAAACATTATCTAAATTATTGTAAGAGATAATTTTAGAAAGGAGAGATTTATGAGTGCGAATATTGTACAAGAATTATTAGAGAAAACTAAAGATTTTTCGCTTGACGAAACCTTAGTTTTTTTAGCAAAAGAATTTCCAGGAAAAGTAATTTTTTCAACTTCTTTTGGTCAAGAAGATCAGGTAATTACCGATTTTATTGCAAAAAGTAACACAGATATTAAGGTGTTTACTTTAGATACAGGAAGATTATTTCAGGAAACGTATGATGTTTTTCATAAGACATTAAAAAAATACAAAAGACCAATTGAGGTTTATTTTCCAGAAGCGGCATCAGTAGAAAAACTGTTGCAGGAAAAAGGACCAAACAGCTTTTACGATTCCGTTGAAAACAGAAAAGAATGCTGTTTTATTCGAAAAGTAGTTCCGTTGAGAAAAGCTTTGGCTGGAAATTCAGTTTGGATTACGGGATTAAGAGCAGAACAATCAGAAAACAGACATGATTTAAGTTTGTTTGAATATGACGGAAACTTCGAAATCATCAAATTCAATCCGTTGCTAAAATGGACTTTAGAAGAAGTTGAAGCGTATTTGTCAGAAAACAATGTTCCTCAAAATGCTTTACACAAACAAGGTTTCGTAAGTATTGGATGTGCACCTTGTACGAGAGCGATTTTCCCTGGTGAAGATATCAGAGCCGGAAGATGGTGGTGGGAATCAAGCCATAAAGAGTGTGGGCTTCATAGTGCTAAGAAAGAGTAAATCTTTTTTAGTATTAAGACAAAAGAATTAAGTATTAAGAGAATAACAAAGTTGAAGATTTAGGAAAACTAAAATAAACCTGAAACTTAAAACTTGAAACAAAAAACAAAAATGAGTTCAGTATTAAAAACAAACGCTTTAGAGAGTGAAGCGATATACATTTTCAGAGAAGTAATTTCACAGTTTGACAAACCGGTTTTACTTTTCTCAGGAGGAAAAGATTCTATTACATTGGTGCGTTTAGCGCAAAAAGCATTTTTCCCTGCTAAGATTCCGTTTCCTCTTTTACACGTTGATACGGGACATAATTTCCCTGAAACAATTGCTTTCAGAGATAAATTGGTAGAAGAATTAGGTTTAGAGCTAATCGTTCGTAATGTTCAGGATGCTATTGATGAAGGAAAAGTAGTTGAAGAAACTGGAAAATATTCAAGCCGTAACAGCTTGCAGACTACAACACTTTTGGATGCAATTGAAGAATTTAAGTTTGATGCTTGTATTGGTGGTGCGCGTCGTGATGAAGAAAAAGCAAGAGCTAAAGAACGTATTTTCTCAGTTCGTGATGATTTCGGACAATGGGACGAAAAAAATCAAAGACCTGAATTGTTTGATATCTTAAATGGAAAAATTGAAAATGGTCAAAACGTTCGTGTTTTCCCAATTTCAAACTGGACAGAATTAGATGTTTGGAGTTATATCGAGAAAGAAAAAATCGAGATTCCGTCAATCTATTTCTCACATAAAAGAAAAGTTTTTTTGAGAGACGGTTTAATCTGGTCGCATTCTCCTTTTGTGTACCAAGAAGAAGACGAACAAATCGAAGAAAGAATTGTTCGCTTCAGAACCGTTGGAGATATGAGCTGTACAGCAGCTGTTGAATCTTACGCAGCAACAATCGAAGAAGTAGTTGGAGAAATCAGATCGTCAACCATTTCTGAAAGAGGAGCCAGAATCGATGACAAACGTTCTGAAGCTGCAATGGAGAAAAGAAAACAGCAAGGATATTTTTAATAATTGTTAATTATGAATTGTTAATTGTAAATGCAATTCGGGACGAAATTTTAAAAGTAAAAATCAAGAAAACAAAAACATACAGATTTATAAGTTTCGAGAGAACATGAAACCTGAAACTTTAAACCTGAAACAATATATAAGATGGACGTTTTAAAAATAGCAACAGCAGGAAGTGTAGATGACGGAAAAAGTACTTTGATCGGAAGATTATTGTATGATACAAAATCGTTGACAACTGATAAAATAGAAGCAATCGAAAAAAGCAGTAAACAAAAAGGATACGATTACCTTGATTTTTCTTTGGCAACTGACGGATTGGTGGCAGAAAGAGAGCAAGGAATCACGATTGACGTTGCGCATATTTATTTTTCGACTGCAAAGAAAAGTTACATTATTGCCGATACTCCAGGACACGTAGAATATACAAGAAACATGGTTACAGGAGCTTCGACTTCTCAGGTTTCTATCATTTTGATCGATGCCAGAAAAGGTGTTATCGAACAGACTTACCGTCACTTTTTCATCAATAATTTATTGAGAGTAAAAGAAGTAATCGTTGCCATCAACAAAATGGACTTAGTAGATTATTCAGAAGAAGTTTTCAATAAAATCAAAGCTGATTTTGAGGCTTTAAATGCAAAAAGTACTTTCAAAGAGCAAAACGTAAGCTACATTCCGTTAAGTGCAATCAACGGCGGAAACGTTGTGGATAAATCGGAAAACATGCCTTGGTACGATGGACAAACGGTTTTAGAACATTTGGAAGGATTACATGCTTCTGATGTTTACGAAGCAGGAAAAGCACGTTTCCCAGTTCAGACGGTTATTCGTCCTAAAACAGAAGAATACCACGATTTTAGAGGTTACGCAGGAAAATTATACGGAAACTCAATTAAAGTTGGAGATGCTGTAACAGTTCTTCCATCTTTAACAGAATCAACAGTTACTAAAATTCACTTTTTTGATAAACAATTTGACGAAGCTACAGCAGGTTCTTCAATTACAATCGAATTAGAAAATGATATCAATGTAACGAGAGGTGATATGATTGTAAAATCAAGTGAGCTTCCAAAAATTGAAAAAGACATTACCACAACAGTTTGCTGGATGGACAGTAAAAAACTGGTTGCAGGAACTAAATATTTGGTACAACACAATACCAACAGAGTTTTAGCAAAAGTAGAAAGCATTAAAAATACAATTGCAACAGATTACTCAGGAACGACAGAAGCTTCTCAATTGGCTATTAACGAAATTGGAGAAGTAACGATCAAATTAAGCAAACCGTTATATTTTGATTCATACAACGAAAACAAATCAAACGGAGCTTTCATCTTAATTGATACAGCAACTAACACAACAGCAGGAGTAGGATTCATTCGCTAGTTGATAGTTGATGGTTTTTGGTTGATAGTTATCTGCCAGCAAACCAACAACCAGCAACTGACAACCAACAACTAAAGAGAAATGGAAAGTTTTAGAACAGAAATAGAAAATCCGGTAGTTCAGAAGGAGATTATCGAATTAGAAAAAAAGATTCACTTATTCCGTGGAGGAAAAATTGATGATGAGCGTTTTCGTAGTCTTCGTTTAGCGCGTGGAATCTACGGTCAGCGTCAAGAAGGCGTTCAGATGATCCGTATTAAATTGCCTTATGGTAAAGTAACCAGCGAGCAATTGGTGCGTATCACCCAAGTTTCAGACAAATATTCTACAGGACGTTTGCACATTACAACACGTCAGGATATTCAGATTCACTATGTCAGTTTAGACAGAACTCCTGAGCTTTGGGCAGATTTGGCTAAAGACGATATTACACTTCGTGAAGCTTGTGGAAACACAGTTAGAAATATTACAGGAAGCGAATTGGCTGGAGTAGACGTAAACGAACCATTTGATGTTTCGCCTTATGCACACGGACTTTTCCAATATTTGTTAAGAAATCCAATCTGTCAGGAAATGGGACGTAAATTTAAAATTTCGTTCTCTTCTTCAGACGAAGATACCGCTTTGAGTTATCTACACGATTTAGGATTTATTCCGAAAATAAAAGAAGGACAAAAAGGTTTCAAAATCATGTTTGGTGGAGGTTTAGGATCTCAGCCGGCACATGCTGAATTACTTTCAGAGTTTGTTCCCGTAAACGAAATCATTCCAACAGCAGAAGGAATCATTCGTATTTTCGACAGATACGGAGAACGTGCTAAAAGAATGAAAGCGCGTATGAAGTTCTTAATCAAAGAAATGGGCAAAGATGCTTTCCTTGATTTGGTTGAAAAAGAGAAAAAAGCAATCGCTTTTCAAACATACGAAATAGATACAACCGCTTTCGACGGACCAATTACAGAACCGTTATTAGAAGTTCCGCAAGTTACAATCGAAGATACAGAAGCGTATGAAGCGTGGAAAAAATCGAATGTAATCAAACAGAAACAAGACGGTTATTATGCTATCGGAATCAAAGTTTTATTAGGAGATTTTTATACCGATAAAGCCAGATTATTAGCCGATTTAATCAAGAATTACGGAGCAAATGAATTGCGTTTTTCATTGCGTCAAAATATTGTAATACGAAACATAAAAGAAGAGAATCTTCCTTTCTTTTATCAAGAATTAGCCAAATTGGATTTTGTTCAATTAGGATATAATTCAGTTGGAGATATTACGGCATGTCCTGGTACAGATACTTGCAACTTGGGGATTGCAAGTAGTACCGGTATTGCAGAAGAATTAGAAAGAGTTTTAAGTGCTGAATATCCTCAGTATTTAAACAATACTGAAATCGAAATTAAAATTTCAGGTTGTATGAATGCCTGCGGACAGCACAATATGTCTGCAATTGGATTCCAAGGAATGTCTATCAACTCAGGAAAACTAGTGGCTCCGGCTTTGCAGGTTTTATTAGGCGGAGGAAGATTAGGAAACGGAGCAGGACGTTTTGCTGATAAAGTAATCAAAGTGCCTAGCCGTAGAGGTCCTGATGCGTTGCGTACCATTTTAAATGATTTTGATGCGAATGGAAGCGGACAAAAATTCCTAGATTATTATGATACAAAAGGAGAAAAGTATTTCTACGAAATCTTAAAACCTTACGCAGATGTAACCAATTTAACAGAAGCAGATTTTGTGGATTGGGGTAACGCAGACAATTACGTAAAAGCAGTTGGAGTTGGAGAATGTGCTGGAGTGGTGATCGATTTAGTAGCGACATTATTGTTTGAAGCTAAAGAGAAATTAATCTTGGCTCAGGAATCTTTTGACGAGAAAAAATGGTCAGATGCAATTTACCATGCTTACGCAGGATTTGTAAATGGTGCAAAAGCATTGTTATTGGCAGAAAACCAAAAAACAAACCACCACGCAGGAATCGTAGACTTGTTTGATACTGTTTTCATTGAGACAAATAAAATCGAATTAAACTCAACTTTTAAAGACTTGGTTTACCAAATCAATAAAAATGAACCATCTGAAGCTTTCGCTAAAGGTTACATTGCACAAGCAACTGTTTTCTTTGACAAAATCGAAACTTTCAGAGCTCAGGAATTAGCAAATGCATAATATAAAACCCAAAATAACTTTAGTCGGTGCAGGTCCGGGCGATCCCGATTTACTTACGCTAAAAGCTGTAAAAGCATTGGCTGAAGCAAATGTGGTTTTATACGACGCTTTGGCCAACGAAGAAATTCTGGATTATGCACCCAAAAATGCGATTCGGATTTTTGTTGGAAAAAGAATCGGAAATCATGCTTACACGCAGGATCAAATCAATCAGCTGATTGTAGATAATGCACTGACATACGGAAACGTAGTGCGACTAAAAGGTGGAGATCCATTTATTTTTGGAAGAGGCGGAGAAGAAATTGATTTTGCAGAAAGTTTCGGAATTGAAACTATCGTAGTTCCTGGAATTTCATCTGTAGTTGCAGTTCCTGCAAGTCAGGGAATTTCGATTACAAAAAGAGGTGTTTCAGAAAGCTTTTGGGCAATTACAGGGACAACTTCTGATAGGAAATTATCTTCAGATGTAGCCTTGGCAGCGCAATCTTCTGCAACAGTTGTAATCTTGATGGGAATGCACAAATTGCCTCAAATAATCGATTTGTTTCAAAAAGAAGATAAAGGAAATTTACCGGTTGCGATCATCCAAAACGGAACAACGGCTGAAGAAAAAGTAGGTGTTGGAACTGTAGATTCGATTTTAGAAGTTGTAAAACAAAAAGAATTAGGTTCGCCAGCCATTATTGTTTTAGGTGAAGTGGTTCGCGAAAGCAACAAACTAAAAGGATTCTATGAAGAATTTCTATCAAAAGAAATAGCAAGATAAAGTAAAAATCATCGAATTCTATTCGTTATAATTTTACCATTAAGAGCATGAAGTTAATAAAGCGATGCTTAATCTTCCTTAATAACTTAATGGTAAGAAGAAAATTAAGAAAAGCTCTTAATTTTTAAAAGGTAGATTTAAGAGCAAAAAGGTATAATTTTGTTTAGATGAAATTAAATTAAAATGGAACAAAACGAATTATATCCAATATTTCTAAAGCTTCACAATTTAAATGTATTAATTGTAGGCGGAGGAAATGTCGGTCTGGAAAAGCTTTCTTTCTTGCTTAAGTCAAGTCCGAATGCTAATGTTGAGGTAGTGGCAAAAGAATTTCATTTAGAAATAAAAGTTTTAGCCGAAAAGCACCCTTCGATAACATTGACAAAATCGAAGTTCAAAAAGAAAATGCTTAAAAAACGTCACATGGTAATTGCCTGTACAGACGATTTGAAAGTAAATAAAAAGGTTTACGATTTAGCGAGAAAACGCTATTTGATTTGCAATATCGCTGATACACCAGATTTATGTGATTATTATTTGGGCGGAATCGTAACTAAAGGAAATGTCAAAATTGCCATTTCAACAAACGGAAAATCGCCAACAACAGCCAAAAGGCTTAGAGAGTTTTTTGAAGAAGTAATTCCCGAAGATATCAATCAAATGGTTGAGAACCTGAATGAATACCGAAAAACGCTTAAAGGCAATTTTGAGGATAAAGTAAAGAAAATGAATGAAATAACTGCTTCTTTGAAAAGTAAAGAATAACAAAAAGTTCCAGAGGAACGATAATATTGGTAGCGTCGGGTTTTAACCCGATGTAAAAGAATGAATGAGATTACCTCTTCATTAAAAAATAGAGAGTAAAAAAGTTTCGGAAAGAAATTAATGATAAAAATCATTGAAAGTACAAGGATTTATTCGTTTCTTTGCGTTATTAA from Flavobacterium sp. KACC 22763 includes these protein-coding regions:
- the cysD gene encoding sulfate adenylyltransferase subunit CysD, yielding MSSVLKTNALESEAIYIFREVISQFDKPVLLFSGGKDSITLVRLAQKAFFPAKIPFPLLHVDTGHNFPETIAFRDKLVEELGLELIVRNVQDAIDEGKVVEETGKYSSRNSLQTTTLLDAIEEFKFDACIGGARRDEEKARAKERIFSVRDDFGQWDEKNQRPELFDILNGKIENGQNVRVFPISNWTELDVWSYIEKEKIEIPSIYFSHKRKVFLRDGLIWSHSPFVYQEEDEQIEERIVRFRTVGDMSCTAAVESYAATIEEVVGEIRSSTISERGARIDDKRSEAAMEKRKQQGYF
- the cobA gene encoding uroporphyrinogen-III C-methyltransferase, translated to MHNIKPKITLVGAGPGDPDLLTLKAVKALAEANVVLYDALANEEILDYAPKNAIRIFVGKRIGNHAYTQDQINQLIVDNALTYGNVVRLKGGDPFIFGRGGEEIDFAESFGIETIVVPGISSVVAVPASQGISITKRGVSESFWAITGTTSDRKLSSDVALAAQSSATVVILMGMHKLPQIIDLFQKEDKGNLPVAIIQNGTTAEEKVGVGTVDSILEVVKQKELGSPAIIVLGEVVRESNKLKGFYEEFLSKEIAR
- a CDS encoding precorrin-2 dehydrogenase/sirohydrochlorin ferrochelatase family protein, which produces MEQNELYPIFLKLHNLNVLIVGGGNVGLEKLSFLLKSSPNANVEVVAKEFHLEIKVLAEKHPSITLTKSKFKKKMLKKRHMVIACTDDLKVNKKVYDLARKRYLICNIADTPDLCDYYLGGIVTKGNVKIAISTNGKSPTTAKRLREFFEEVIPEDINQMVENLNEYRKTLKGNFEDKVKKMNEITASLKSKE
- a CDS encoding phosphoadenylyl-sulfate reductase; amino-acid sequence: MSANIVQELLEKTKDFSLDETLVFLAKEFPGKVIFSTSFGQEDQVITDFIAKSNTDIKVFTLDTGRLFQETYDVFHKTLKKYKRPIEVYFPEAASVEKLLQEKGPNSFYDSVENRKECCFIRKVVPLRKALAGNSVWITGLRAEQSENRHDLSLFEYDGNFEIIKFNPLLKWTLEEVEAYLSENNVPQNALHKQGFVSIGCAPCTRAIFPGEDIRAGRWWWESSHKECGLHSAKKE
- a CDS encoding sulfate adenylyltransferase subunit 1; protein product: MDVLKIATAGSVDDGKSTLIGRLLYDTKSLTTDKIEAIEKSSKQKGYDYLDFSLATDGLVAEREQGITIDVAHIYFSTAKKSYIIADTPGHVEYTRNMVTGASTSQVSIILIDARKGVIEQTYRHFFINNLLRVKEVIVAINKMDLVDYSEEVFNKIKADFEALNAKSTFKEQNVSYIPLSAINGGNVVDKSENMPWYDGQTVLEHLEGLHASDVYEAGKARFPVQTVIRPKTEEYHDFRGYAGKLYGNSIKVGDAVTVLPSLTESTVTKIHFFDKQFDEATAGSSITIELENDINVTRGDMIVKSSELPKIEKDITTTVCWMDSKKLVAGTKYLVQHNTNRVLAKVESIKNTIATDYSGTTEASQLAINEIGEVTIKLSKPLYFDSYNENKSNGAFILIDTATNTTAGVGFIR
- a CDS encoding HEPN domain-containing protein codes for the protein MESFRTEIENPVVQKEIIELEKKIHLFRGGKIDDERFRSLRLARGIYGQRQEGVQMIRIKLPYGKVTSEQLVRITQVSDKYSTGRLHITTRQDIQIHYVSLDRTPELWADLAKDDITLREACGNTVRNITGSELAGVDVNEPFDVSPYAHGLFQYLLRNPICQEMGRKFKISFSSSDEDTALSYLHDLGFIPKIKEGQKGFKIMFGGGLGSQPAHAELLSEFVPVNEIIPTAEGIIRIFDRYGERAKRMKARMKFLIKEMGKDAFLDLVEKEKKAIAFQTYEIDTTAFDGPITEPLLEVPQVTIEDTEAYEAWKKSNVIKQKQDGYYAIGIKVLLGDFYTDKARLLADLIKNYGANELRFSLRQNIVIRNIKEENLPFFYQELAKLDFVQLGYNSVGDITACPGTDTCNLGIASSTGIAEELERVLSAEYPQYLNNTEIEIKISGCMNACGQHNMSAIGFQGMSINSGKLVAPALQVLLGGGRLGNGAGRFADKVIKVPSRRGPDALRTILNDFDANGSGQKFLDYYDTKGEKYFYEILKPYADVTNLTEADFVDWGNADNYVKAVGVGECAGVVIDLVATLLFEAKEKLILAQESFDEKKWSDAIYHAYAGFVNGAKALLLAENQKTNHHAGIVDLFDTVFIETNKIELNSTFKDLVYQINKNEPSEAFAKGYIAQATVFFDKIETFRAQELANA
- a CDS encoding sulfite exporter TauE/SafE family protein, translating into MEKELKINTADSFREKLWIGIPVVLLVGLLSVLIYNHHAEFTWDGFVNGFNAEFLVFLAIGVFAQLVDGTLGMGYGATSTSFLLAYGVPPVVSSTAVHVSEMFTTGASALSHHRFGNINKKLVKHLLIPGVLGSITGAYLLSDVIDGDVIKPFIAVYMIVLAIIIIRKALKKNIVKKKTKKLGALAVFGGFMDSVGGGGWGPIVTSTLLGRGRNPRYTIGSVNAAEFAISFASGITFMLFGGIHGWQVIIGLILGGVVSAPLAAYLVNKIKRKPMMVAVGILIILLSLKTLSKLL
- a CDS encoding alpha/beta hydrolase; the protein is MKKPRLLLLSDLFGGNPEWIQNYIEILEIKFDVQYYDVLKLAQIDSSSDEKEIHNQFLNGGIEKAVNKLLDFEREDAAVLGFSIGGTIAWKACLRSLKVTELVAVSSTRLRFENEVPNCKIKLYFGEKDSNIPKYKWFSELRISNLIFENQDHLLYQEKENAFLICSNFL
- a CDS encoding sulfite exporter TauE/SafE family protein, which codes for MDFQIGLVIAGLVVGFIVGLTGVGGGSLMTPILLYFNIPPTTAVGTDLLYAAFTKAGGVFVHNKKGNINWKITGWLTLGSVPASLITLWILNSIKTDIETINSVIKYSLGWALLFTSVAIIFKKRLLKFSQKHAGDKFHSESTTQNMLTIGIGILLGATVTLTSIGAGALGTVTLFFLYPLLPTPRLVGTEIAHAVPLTLVAGIGHASMGNLDLGLLGQLLMGSLPGIYCGSMLSGKVPDQFLRNAIAVMLFLAGYKLIF
- a CDS encoding RDD family protein; this translates as MANSTYVVEKKLLTSDRDRFFNGIIDFVFISVSIFVFTLVIVIMGNVFQWDIYSVWVEIMISLGLVGTYLSFAMLYYLFLEGLFGRTIGKIVTGSVVVDENGLKPSFRIIFVRTLCRLIPFEALSFLSKSARFWHDSFSKTYVVEKKDLEQDMENFYSLDLIGQKEVI
- a CDS encoding RrF2 family transcriptional regulator; amino-acid sequence: MLSKKTKYGIKALTYLARRENNEPVQIAEIAKSEHISIKFLESILLLLRNSGFLGAKKGKGGGYYLIKDPKDISMAKVYRILEGPIALLPCASHNFYERCDDCDDESTCAARRLMTEVRDNTLKILESNSLADIAF